A region of Nocardioides sp. JS614 DNA encodes the following proteins:
- a CDS encoding 1,4-dihydroxy-2-naphthoate polyprenyltransferase — translation MATPDQWLAGARPRTLPAAVSPVLAGTGVAAYADGLVWWKALLALVVALALQVAVNYANDYSDGIRGTDADRVGPMRLVGSGAARPAAVKRAAFLAFGVAAGAGLVLAATTAWWLVAVGLVSVLAAWFYTGGSKPYGYLGLGEVMVFVFFGLVAVLGTAYVQTEAWEWAALYAAVGVGTLACAILVANNLRDIPTDAVAGKRTLAVVLGDRRTRSLFLLLVVLAAAAVVAVAATTTWWALAGLGFLVLAGPAARTVLGGAAGPGLIPVLQQTGLAELLWAVLVAAALVAGG, via the coding sequence GTGGCAACTCCCGACCAGTGGCTCGCCGGCGCGCGGCCTCGGACCCTGCCCGCGGCCGTCTCCCCGGTGCTGGCGGGCACCGGTGTCGCGGCGTACGCCGACGGCCTGGTGTGGTGGAAGGCGCTGCTCGCCCTCGTCGTGGCGCTCGCCCTGCAGGTCGCGGTCAACTACGCCAACGACTACTCCGACGGCATCCGCGGCACCGACGCGGACCGGGTCGGGCCGATGCGCCTGGTCGGGTCCGGCGCCGCCAGGCCCGCGGCCGTGAAGCGGGCCGCGTTCCTGGCGTTCGGGGTCGCCGCCGGCGCCGGGCTGGTGCTGGCGGCGACCACCGCGTGGTGGCTCGTCGCGGTCGGGCTGGTGTCGGTGCTGGCCGCCTGGTTCTACACCGGCGGGTCGAAGCCCTACGGTTACCTCGGGCTCGGCGAGGTGATGGTCTTCGTGTTCTTCGGGCTGGTCGCGGTGCTGGGGACGGCGTACGTCCAGACCGAGGCCTGGGAGTGGGCAGCCCTGTACGCAGCCGTCGGCGTGGGCACGCTGGCCTGCGCGATCCTGGTGGCCAACAACCTGCGCGACATCCCCACCGACGCCGTCGCCGGCAAGCGGACCCTCGCGGTGGTCCTCGGGGACCGGCGCACGCGCAGCCTCTTCCTGCTCCTGGTCGTGCTCGCCGCCGCCGCGGTGGTCGCGGTGGCAGCCACCACCACGTGGTGGGCCCTGGCCGGTCTCGGCTTCCTGGTGCTCGCCGGGCCCGCTGCGCGGACCGTGCTCGGTGGCGCCGCCGGGCCCGGGCTGATCCCGGTGCTGCAGCAGACCGGCCTGGCCGAGCTGCTCTGGGCGGTGCTGGTCGCGGCCGCGCTGGTGGCCGGCGGCTGA
- the menD gene encoding 2-succinyl-5-enolpyruvyl-6-hydroxy-3-cyclohexene-1-carboxylic-acid synthase — MTAPEPAPESATATARRILAALVEAGVTEIVVAPGSRNAPLSFAAYDAAAAGLVRLHTRLDERTAGFLALGLTRSGRRAAVVCTSGTAVANLHPAVLEAAHAGVDLVVVSADRPARLRGTGANQTTDQVGIFGPLVPTQDASGPVELLTAGPVHLNVPLEEPLVPDDRWLPDVVPGEPAHRVIPASLTVLARGPRTVVVAGDDAGPRVRVLAEQAGWPLLAEPSSGSRTGDNAIRTYRLLLDGDLGARVERVVVGGHPTLSRPVSRLLARPDVEVVDLGAWGVWSERPFPVHSRILGGVGVDAPVDAADGTADDTDWLEEWRTADRAVSARLDALLAAEPGLTPHEVAGAVARALPAGGLLVVGASSPIRDLDLMVPRYDVGARRKVVANRGLAGIDGTISTAVGAALGRPRSTRALTLMGDVTFLHDAGALVIGPGEAVPDLTIVVVNDDGGSIFAMLEQGAAEYADQYDRLFGTPHRVDLASLCAATRTPHWRVDSLAELEHALASPAGGIEVVEAVVRRDNRRDLDERIRALRP; from the coding sequence GTGACCGCCCCTGAGCCCGCCCCGGAGTCCGCCACCGCCACCGCCCGCCGGATCCTGGCGGCCCTGGTCGAGGCCGGCGTCACCGAGATCGTGGTCGCCCCCGGGTCGCGGAACGCGCCGCTGTCGTTCGCGGCGTACGACGCCGCCGCCGCGGGCCTGGTCCGGCTGCACACGCGCCTCGACGAGCGGACCGCCGGCTTCCTCGCGCTCGGCCTCACCAGGAGCGGCCGGCGGGCAGCCGTGGTCTGCACGTCCGGCACCGCGGTCGCCAACCTGCACCCGGCGGTCCTCGAGGCGGCCCACGCCGGCGTCGACCTGGTCGTCGTGTCCGCCGACCGGCCGGCCCGGCTGCGCGGCACCGGCGCGAACCAGACCACCGACCAGGTCGGCATCTTCGGCCCCCTGGTTCCCACCCAGGACGCCAGCGGCCCGGTCGAGCTGCTGACCGCGGGCCCGGTCCATCTCAACGTCCCGCTCGAGGAGCCGCTCGTCCCCGACGACCGCTGGCTCCCGGACGTGGTGCCGGGGGAGCCGGCCCACCGGGTGATCCCCGCGTCCCTGACCGTGCTGGCGCGGGGGCCGCGCACGGTCGTGGTCGCCGGTGACGACGCCGGCCCGCGGGTCCGGGTCCTGGCCGAGCAGGCCGGCTGGCCGCTGCTCGCCGAGCCGTCCAGCGGGTCGCGCACCGGGGACAACGCGATCCGCACCTACCGGCTGCTGCTGGACGGCGACCTCGGCGCGCGCGTCGAGCGGGTCGTGGTCGGCGGTCACCCCACGCTGTCCCGCCCGGTCAGCCGGCTGCTGGCCCGACCGGACGTGGAGGTGGTCGACCTCGGTGCCTGGGGGGTCTGGAGCGAGCGACCCTTCCCCGTGCACTCCCGGATCCTCGGTGGCGTCGGCGTCGACGCCCCGGTCGACGCGGCCGACGGCACGGCCGACGACACGGACTGGCTGGAGGAGTGGCGGACGGCGGACCGGGCGGTGTCCGCCCGGCTGGACGCGCTGCTCGCCGCCGAGCCCGGGCTCACGCCGCACGAGGTCGCGGGCGCGGTCGCCCGGGCCCTGCCCGCCGGCGGGCTGCTCGTCGTCGGCGCCTCGAGCCCGATCCGCGACCTGGACCTGATGGTGCCGCGCTACGACGTGGGCGCCCGGCGCAAGGTGGTCGCCAACCGCGGCCTCGCCGGCATCGACGGCACCATCTCGACCGCGGTCGGCGCCGCCCTGGGCCGGCCGCGCAGCACCCGCGCCCTGACCCTGATGGGGGACGTCACGTTCCTCCACGACGCCGGCGCGCTGGTGATCGGGCCCGGTGAGGCGGTCCCCGACCTCACGATCGTCGTGGTCAACGACGACGGCGGTTCGATCTTCGCGATGCTCGAGCAGGGGGCGGCGGAGTACGCCGACCAGTACGACCGGCTCTTCGGCACCCCGCACCGGGTCGACCTCGCCAGCCTCTGCGCCGCGACCCGCACGCCCCACTGGCGGGTCGACTCCCTGGCCGAGCTCGAGCACGCCCTCGCCTCGCCCGCGGGCGGGATCGAGGTGGTGGAGGCCGTCGTACGCCGCGACAACCGGCGCGACCTCGACGAGCGGATCCGCGCGCTGCGTCCCTGA
- a CDS encoding DUF4229 domain-containing protein, translated as MKEFWIYTALRFLLFVGSLGIVAGVWFLLADSVPILWAVVIAFVISGAGSYFLLNRPREALARRVQTRAERMTAKIEEMRAKEDVDDEA; from the coding sequence GTGAAGGAGTTCTGGATCTACACCGCCCTGCGGTTCCTGCTCTTCGTGGGCTCGCTCGGGATCGTCGCGGGGGTGTGGTTCCTCCTCGCCGACTCGGTCCCGATCCTGTGGGCCGTGGTGATCGCCTTCGTGATCAGTGGCGCCGGCTCCTATTTCCTGCTCAACCGCCCCCGCGAGGCCCTGGCCCGCCGGGTCCAGACCCGCGCGGAGCGGATGACCGCGAAGATCGAGGAGATGCGGGCCAAGGAGGACGTCGACGACGAGGCCTGA
- the ccsB gene encoding c-type cytochrome biogenesis protein CcsB has translation MTDVQWESLSNWAVAASGVVYFLALLVHLAEWASLRKVPVAAGAAVTSSVDIPGGIAVATGPGGEGDGQDEGKVRRTEFLGRLGYLLTVLAVAVQLVALVGRGMAADPDRVPWGNMYEFTLTGTFVVAALYVALYHKLRLAWMAPIVVAFVLSVLMVAVIWLYAPVAPLTEALSSYWLVIHVVSAIIATGAFTLGGITSALYLVKARAPERESGYVARLPRPEVLDRVSYRLHAFGFPVWTFAVLITGPIWAHQAWSSYWNWDPKEVWAFITWVVYAAYLHARTTAGWKGRNAAILALVGVATLWFNFIGINYFSTTSQHSYAGGAPALVEPAAPQSDALG, from the coding sequence GTGACCGACGTGCAGTGGGAGAGCCTGAGCAACTGGGCGGTGGCCGCCAGCGGGGTCGTGTACTTCCTCGCGCTGCTGGTGCACCTCGCCGAGTGGGCGTCCTTGCGCAAGGTCCCGGTCGCGGCCGGTGCCGCGGTGACGTCCTCGGTGGACATCCCGGGTGGGATCGCCGTGGCCACCGGTCCCGGCGGCGAGGGCGACGGCCAGGACGAGGGGAAGGTGCGGCGCACCGAGTTCCTCGGCCGCCTGGGCTACCTGCTCACCGTCCTCGCGGTGGCCGTCCAGCTCGTGGCGCTCGTGGGGCGCGGCATGGCCGCCGACCCGGACCGGGTGCCGTGGGGCAACATGTACGAGTTCACCCTCACGGGGACCTTCGTGGTCGCCGCGCTGTACGTCGCGCTCTACCACAAGCTGCGGCTCGCCTGGATGGCGCCGATCGTGGTCGCTTTCGTGCTCAGCGTGCTGATGGTCGCGGTGATCTGGCTCTACGCCCCCGTCGCCCCGCTGACCGAGGCGCTCTCGTCGTACTGGCTGGTGATCCACGTGGTCTCCGCGATCATCGCCACCGGCGCGTTCACCCTCGGCGGGATCACCTCCGCGCTGTACCTCGTGAAGGCGCGCGCGCCGGAGCGAGAGTCCGGGTACGTCGCGCGGCTGCCGCGGCCCGAGGTGCTCGACCGGGTCTCCTACCGGCTGCACGCGTTCGGCTTCCCGGTGTGGACGTTCGCGGTGCTGATCACCGGCCCGATCTGGGCGCACCAGGCCTGGTCGTCGTACTGGAACTGGGACCCCAAGGAGGTCTGGGCGTTCATCACCTGGGTCGTCTACGCGGCGTACCTCCACGCGCGCACCACCGCCGGCTGGAAGGGCCGCAACGCCGCGATCCTCGCCCTGGTCGGCGTCGCCACGCTGTGGTTCAACTTCATCGGCATCAACTACTTCTCGACCACCAGCCAGCACTCCTACGCCGGCGGCGCACCCGCGCTGGTCGAGCCGGCCGCTCCCCAATCCGACGCACTCGGGTAG
- a CDS encoding AMP-binding protein has translation MDRVDTVVEPVAGWLAADDPEPWVVETSGSTGAPKRVVLPRDAVLASVRASARRVGATGQWLLALPPAYVAGLQVVCRSLAAGHPPVLLEDHGSFAAAAAAMAPGERFVSLVPTQLHRLLETDAPALATFHTVLLGGGPIDPALRRRAADAGVHVIATYGSAETAGGCVYDGVALDGVAVALDADGRVRIAGPTLFAGYAGDPELTARVLVDGWFRTADAGRLDEDGRLQVLGRIDDMVVTGGVNVPAPAVAARLREHPDVEAAEVLGVPDEEWGNRVVAFVVGPVSLDVARDWVAAAHPRSWAPRQLVALDTIPLLGNGKPDRLALRHAAVEEWA, from the coding sequence GTGGACCGAGTGGACACGGTGGTCGAACCAGTCGCCGGGTGGCTGGCGGCCGACGACCCGGAACCGTGGGTGGTGGAGACCTCCGGCTCGACCGGTGCCCCGAAGCGGGTGGTCCTCCCGCGCGACGCCGTGCTCGCCTCGGTGCGCGCCTCCGCCCGCCGCGTGGGGGCCACGGGCCAGTGGCTCCTCGCCCTGCCGCCGGCGTACGTCGCGGGCCTCCAGGTGGTCTGCCGGTCCCTGGCCGCCGGGCACCCGCCGGTGCTGCTCGAGGACCACGGCTCCTTCGCGGCCGCGGCGGCCGCGATGGCGCCCGGCGAGCGGTTCGTCTCGCTGGTCCCGACCCAGCTGCACCGGCTGCTGGAGACCGACGCGCCCGCGCTGGCGACGTTCCACACCGTGCTCCTCGGCGGCGGTCCGATCGACCCGGCGCTGCGCCGCCGGGCAGCGGACGCCGGTGTCCACGTGATCGCGACGTACGGATCCGCGGAGACCGCCGGCGGCTGCGTCTACGACGGCGTCGCGCTCGACGGGGTCGCCGTCGCGCTCGACGCCGACGGCCGGGTCCGGATCGCGGGCCCGACGCTCTTCGCGGGGTACGCCGGCGACCCGGAGCTGACCGCCCGGGTCCTGGTCGACGGGTGGTTCCGCACCGCCGACGCCGGCCGGCTCGACGAGGACGGGCGGCTCCAGGTGCTCGGCCGGATCGACGACATGGTGGTCACCGGCGGCGTGAACGTGCCCGCCCCCGCGGTCGCCGCCCGCCTGCGCGAGCACCCCGACGTCGAGGCGGCCGAGGTGCTCGGCGTCCCCGACGAGGAGTGGGGCAACCGCGTGGTCGCGTTCGTGGTCGGCCCGGTCTCCCTCGACGTGGCGCGCGACTGGGTCGCCGCGGCCCACCCGCGGTCCTGGGCGCCGCGCCAGCTCGTCGCCCTCGACACGATCCCCCTGCTCGGCAACGGCAAGCCGGACCGGTTGGCGCTGCGGCACGCTGCCGTCGAGGAGTGGGCATGA
- a CDS encoding o-succinylbenzoate synthase, whose amino-acid sequence MIVWSVPMRTRFRGITVREGVLLRGPADAERPGWGEWSPFLEYDAAVAEPWLRCAEEAAAGDWPAPLRDRVPVNVTVPAVGPQQAHAIVLAGGCRTAKVKVAEPGQTAADDQARLEAVRDALGADGRVRIDVNGLWDLDTAVASIPVLDRAAGGLEYVEQPCASVEDLAAVRRRVDVPIAADESIRRAADPYRVRDLEAADVAVLKVQPLGGVRACLRIAEDIGLPVVVSSALETSVGIAAGVALAAALPELPYACGLATVQLLTADVVTESLLPVGGELPVRAVQVDESLAPADPDRVAHWEARLAEVRALRQDRPS is encoded by the coding sequence ATGATCGTCTGGTCGGTGCCGATGCGGACCCGGTTCCGCGGCATCACGGTCCGCGAGGGGGTGCTGCTGCGGGGCCCCGCCGATGCCGAGCGGCCGGGTTGGGGGGAGTGGAGCCCGTTCCTCGAGTACGACGCGGCCGTCGCCGAGCCCTGGCTGCGCTGCGCGGAGGAGGCTGCGGCGGGCGACTGGCCGGCGCCGCTGCGCGACCGGGTGCCGGTGAACGTCACCGTGCCGGCCGTGGGACCACAGCAGGCGCACGCGATCGTGCTGGCCGGCGGCTGCCGGACGGCCAAGGTCAAGGTCGCCGAGCCCGGCCAGACCGCGGCCGACGACCAGGCGCGGCTCGAGGCGGTCCGAGACGCGCTGGGCGCAGACGGGCGGGTGCGCATCGACGTCAACGGCCTGTGGGACCTCGACACCGCGGTCGCCTCGATCCCCGTGCTCGACCGGGCGGCCGGTGGCCTCGAGTACGTCGAGCAGCCCTGCGCGAGCGTCGAGGACCTGGCCGCCGTACGCCGCCGGGTCGACGTGCCCATCGCCGCCGACGAGTCGATCCGCCGGGCCGCGGACCCCTACCGGGTGCGCGACCTGGAGGCCGCCGACGTCGCGGTGCTCAAGGTGCAGCCGCTCGGCGGGGTGCGGGCCTGCCTGCGGATCGCCGAGGACATCGGGCTGCCGGTCGTGGTGTCCTCGGCGCTGGAGACCAGCGTCGGGATCGCCGCCGGGGTCGCCTTGGCCGCCGCCCTGCCGGAGCTGCCGTACGCCTGCGGGCTCGCCACCGTGCAGCTGCTCACGGCCGATGTCGTCACCGAGTCACTCCTGCCGGTCGGCGGCGAGCTGCCGGTGCGCGCAGTGCAGGTCGACGAGTCGCTCGCGCCCGCCGACCCGGACAGGGTCGCCCACTGGGAGGCGCGGCTGGCCGAGGTGCGCGCGCTGCGACAGGATCGTCCCTCGTGA